The following coding sequences lie in one Girardinichthys multiradiatus isolate DD_20200921_A chromosome 13, DD_fGirMul_XY1, whole genome shotgun sequence genomic window:
- the pithd1 gene encoding PITH domain-containing protein 1, which yields MSGHGHGHGHGHSCGSEEQHEPAERGLEFGLYQRIDLEKLQCLNESKDGDGRQVFKPWDQRNLRDKYVESDVDEELLFNIPFTGSVKLKGIIISGENDDSHPAEIRLYKNIPQMSFDDTGREPEQAFRLNRDPLAELEYPTKIARFSSVHHLSIHISKNFGDENTRVYYIGLRGEYSEAHRHEVTICNYEAAANPADHKVESIIPQTNFIS from the exons ATGTCCGGCCACGGTCACGGACACGGACACGGTCACAGCTGCGGGTCGGAGGAGCAGCATGAGCCCGCAGAGAGGGGCCTGGAGTTCGGGCTGTACCAGCGCATCGacctggagaagctgcagtgtCTGAACGAGAGCAAGGACGGAGACGGCAGGCAGGTGTTCAAGCCGTGGGACCAGCGGAACCTGCGAGACAAG TATGTGGAGAGTGACGTGGATGAAGAGCTGCTGTTCAACATCCC TTTCACCGGCAGCGTCAAGCTGAAAGGCATCATCATCTCTGGAGAAAACGACGACTCTCATCCAGCTGAGATACGACT ATATAAAAACATCCCTCAGATGTCGTTTGACGACACTGGCAGGGAACCCGAACAAGCGttcagactcaacagagacccGCTGGCTGAGCTGGAGTATCCAACAAA GATCGCTCGCTTTTCCAGCGTCCATCACCTCTCCATCCACATCTCAAAGAACTTCGGAGACGAGAACACTCGCGTGTACTACATCGGTCTCAGAGGGGAATATTCAGAG GCTCACAGACATGAAGTGACCATCTGTAACTATGAGGCGGCAGCAAACCCAGCTGATCACAAAGTGGAGAGCATCATCCCACAGACCAACTTCATCTCCTGA